A single Verrucomicrobiia bacterium DNA region contains:
- a CDS encoding UvrB/UvrC motif-containing protein, whose amino-acid sequence MAIDPDLKALLDAWAYDPDDCVRVVTLADGREVMQVRLPLGIEQYEIDGRPDGLRPHGAESALDYHLGRSKNAGDSAFELSPDDCVELFNEGVLYYYRYLHLFQINDWRRTLRDTDRNLALFDFVHRHANRYEDKNYLEQWRPYVLRINAISAAMIELADNCHEKALLIVKNAADKIEALPEIDEDTFKFERQRSLDALRDLADQVEKAVPQTELEKLEHQLHDAVSAEHYEQAAQLRDQIRRLQDGKKS is encoded by the coding sequence ATGGCAATCGACCCAGACCTCAAGGCCCTTCTCGATGCGTGGGCGTACGACCCCGATGACTGCGTCCGCGTCGTCACTCTCGCCGACGGCCGCGAGGTCATGCAGGTCCGCCTTCCCCTCGGCATCGAACAATACGAAATCGACGGCCGCCCCGACGGCCTGCGCCCGCACGGCGCCGAATCCGCCCTCGACTACCATCTCGGTCGCTCCAAGAATGCCGGCGACTCTGCATTCGAACTTTCCCCCGATGATTGCGTCGAGCTCTTCAACGAAGGCGTCCTCTACTACTACCGCTACCTCCACCTCTTTCAGATCAACGACTGGCGCCGCACCCTCCGCGACACCGACCGCAATCTCGCCCTCTTCGATTTCGTCCACCGCCACGCCAACCGCTACGAGGACAAAAACTACCTCGAACAATGGCGTCCCTACGTCCTTCGCATCAACGCCATCTCCGCCGCCATGATCGAGCTGGCTGACAACTGCCACGAAAAAGCCCTGCTCATCGTTAAAAACGCCGCCGACAAAATCGAGGCCTTGCCGGAAATCGACGAAGATACCTTCAAGTTCGAGCGCCAGCGCTCCCTCGACGCCCTCCGCGACCTCGCCGACCAGGTCGAAAAGGCCGTGCCGCAAACCGAACTCGAAAAACTCGAACACCAACTCCACGATGCCGTCTCCGCCGAACACTACGAACAAGCCGCCCAACTCCGCG
- a CDS encoding universal stress protein, translated as MKILFCTDGSSQAENAVRFGALIAAAYQAETSILGIVEKNSQTETVSQALRRAQEILKEHQFTAELITRTGRPVPEIIKATQETKYDLVVIGAARKGLLGPLCMSARAYKIIESIEPPVLVVLGERSALRRILLCTSGAAQSDATVQFAGELARRVNAPVDLLHVLAEPPAVYANLVKSEENVSQMLQSNSKLGRSLRHQKELLEKMGVHCEVRLHHGLVLDELLQELRRADYDLVVSGSSPARDRLRVYIMGNITREIVDRAGLPVLVVRGSPTAKKR; from the coding sequence ATGAAAATCCTCTTCTGCACCGACGGATCAAGCCAGGCGGAGAACGCCGTGCGATTTGGCGCGTTGATCGCCGCCGCATACCAGGCGGAAACATCCATCCTCGGAATCGTCGAAAAAAACAGCCAGACAGAAACGGTTTCGCAGGCGCTTCGTCGAGCCCAGGAAATCCTGAAGGAGCACCAGTTCACCGCCGAGTTGATCACCAGGACCGGCCGCCCCGTACCCGAGATCATCAAGGCCACTCAGGAAACCAAATACGACCTCGTGGTGATCGGCGCTGCCCGCAAAGGGCTCCTCGGCCCTTTGTGCATGTCGGCCCGCGCCTACAAAATCATCGAGTCAATCGAACCGCCCGTCCTCGTCGTCCTCGGCGAGCGCTCCGCGTTGCGCCGCATTCTCCTCTGCACCAGCGGCGCCGCGCAGTCGGACGCAACCGTCCAATTCGCCGGTGAACTCGCCCGCCGCGTGAATGCCCCGGTTGATCTCCTGCACGTCCTCGCGGAACCGCCCGCCGTTTACGCCAACCTCGTCAAATCCGAAGAGAACGTCAGCCAGATGTTGCAATCCAATTCCAAACTCGGCCGTAGCCTGCGCCACCAAAAAGAACTGCTCGAGAAAATGGGCGTCCACTGCGAGGTCCGCCTGCACCATGGGCTCGTCCTCGATGAACTCCTCCAGGAGCTGCGACGCGCCGACTACGACCTCGTCGTCTCCGGTTCCTCCCCGGCCCGCGACCGCCTGCGCGTCTATATCATGGGCAATATCACCCGCGAAATCGTCGACCGCGCCGGGTTACCAGTCCTGGTCGTCCGCGGTTCGCCCACTGCGAAAAAACGCTAG
- a CDS encoding sulfite exporter TauE/SafE family protein has product MDFLISGTHIHPVYLIAVGFIVGICGGFFGVGGSFLAGPALFFFGVPMNFVVGTDLAHIVGKSIVAAKKHRVLGNVDIKLGLIMAAATIVGVETGAQLIQQLKRHNNVDLVVAIAFVVVLVGISTFIAWECWQTLKMGKETTGKSSGGKPRRDHSALAYIAKNFQRFHLPPMISLPNSGIKQISLWTILVVSYVGGMFSGFLGGGAGYIRMPAMVYILGVPTHIAVGTDLFEIIISASYGTFTHALKGNVDILIALVMHTGAAIGAQIGATLTQYFHGVRIRLAFIPLPLLGAGLIIYSLMTGHHFK; this is encoded by the coding sequence ATGGATTTCCTGATCTCAGGCACCCACATCCATCCCGTTTACCTCATCGCCGTCGGATTCATCGTCGGGATCTGTGGCGGCTTTTTTGGCGTTGGGGGAAGTTTCCTGGCGGGACCGGCGCTGTTCTTTTTCGGTGTGCCGATGAATTTCGTCGTGGGCACGGACCTCGCGCACATCGTCGGAAAATCCATCGTCGCGGCCAAGAAACATCGCGTGCTGGGCAACGTGGATATCAAGCTCGGCTTGATCATGGCCGCCGCCACCATCGTCGGCGTCGAGACAGGGGCGCAACTCATCCAGCAGTTGAAGCGACACAACAATGTGGACCTGGTGGTCGCCATCGCGTTCGTCGTCGTGCTGGTTGGTATTTCAACGTTCATCGCCTGGGAGTGCTGGCAAACCCTGAAGATGGGAAAGGAAACCACCGGCAAATCTTCTGGCGGCAAACCCCGGCGCGACCACTCGGCCCTCGCCTACATCGCCAAAAACTTCCAGCGCTTTCATCTCCCGCCGATGATTTCCCTGCCCAATTCCGGCATCAAGCAAATCTCCTTGTGGACGATTCTGGTCGTATCCTATGTCGGTGGCATGTTCAGCGGATTCCTCGGCGGCGGCGCGGGCTACATTCGCATGCCCGCCATGGTCTACATCCTCGGCGTGCCCACGCATATCGCCGTCGGAACCGATCTGTTTGAAATCATAATCTCCGCCAGTTACGGGACCTTCACGCATGCGCTCAAAGGTAACGTCGACATCCTGATCGCCCTGGTCATGCACACAGGCGCCGCCATCGGCGCGCAAATCGGCGCGACCTTGACCCAATACTTTCACGGCGTCCGCATCCGGTTGGCCTTCATACCCCTGCCGCTTCTCGGAGCCGGGCTGATCATTTATAGCCTGATGACAGGTCATCATTTCAAATAA